In a genomic window of Methylophaga thalassica:
- a CDS encoding MFS transporter, which translates to MTQKQTTTNSLTSLEKRSISGLSLIFALRMLGLFMILPVFSISAHQYTGSTPMLIGIAIGAYGLTQALLQIPFGMLSDKIGRKRVITIGLLLFAAGSVIAAMAHSIEMVIVGRLLQGSGAIAAAIMALTADLTRDEQRTKAMASIGISIGLSFSVALATGPILEHWVGLSGIFWATALLAIAGIGILHLWVPTPKRLMMHTDLGPVPKQFGKVFGNKQIMRLVLSIMLLHLLLTTSFFALPHALQDVAGLDKSQHAMAYMPVLLLAFFTMVPFIIIAEKKRKMKPVFIGAIAVIGLAELGWAFFAHSLTAILICLWLFFSAFNILEASLPSMMSKLSPLENKGTAMGVYSSAQFVGAFIGGAMGGTLYGIFGLEGIFVASVVLVVIWLLLVFPMQAPKHYSSKIIHLSEATMNNSTDFIQQLTAIYGVKEAVMVPEEQVAYVKYSPDEINMEELEAFASRH; encoded by the coding sequence ATGACGCAAAAACAAACTACAACAAACTCATTGACCTCGCTGGAAAAGCGGAGCATTTCAGGGCTTTCGTTGATATTTGCCTTGAGAATGCTGGGCTTATTCATGATCTTGCCGGTTTTTTCGATATCGGCACATCAATACACGGGCAGTACCCCCATGCTCATCGGTATTGCGATTGGCGCATACGGACTGACTCAGGCGCTACTGCAAATTCCATTTGGCATGTTATCCGACAAGATTGGCCGTAAGCGCGTTATCACTATCGGCTTACTTTTATTTGCGGCCGGCAGTGTGATTGCTGCAATGGCACACTCTATTGAGATGGTTATTGTCGGACGCCTATTGCAGGGTAGTGGAGCCATCGCCGCCGCAATCATGGCTTTAACAGCAGACCTTACCCGCGATGAACAGCGTACCAAAGCGATGGCCAGTATCGGTATTAGTATCGGTCTATCATTCTCTGTCGCACTGGCAACCGGTCCTATTCTCGAACATTGGGTTGGTTTATCAGGTATTTTCTGGGCGACAGCGCTGCTCGCCATCGCCGGTATCGGTATTTTGCACTTATGGGTACCTACCCCTAAACGTTTGATGATGCATACCGATCTTGGACCTGTTCCCAAGCAGTTTGGGAAAGTCTTTGGCAACAAACAGATCATGCGTTTAGTGCTGAGTATTATGTTGCTGCATTTACTGCTTACCACCAGCTTTTTCGCTTTACCTCATGCCTTACAGGATGTGGCTGGTCTGGATAAAAGCCAGCATGCTATGGCTTATATGCCAGTGCTGCTTTTAGCTTTTTTCACAATGGTGCCATTTATCATCATCGCCGAAAAAAAACGCAAAATGAAACCCGTTTTCATCGGTGCCATTGCCGTGATAGGCCTGGCTGAGCTGGGTTGGGCATTTTTTGCTCACTCATTAACCGCGATCCTAATCTGTCTTTGGTTGTTTTTTTCTGCGTTCAATATTCTCGAGGCCAGCCTGCCATCGATGATGTCAAAGCTCAGTCCGTTGGAAAATAAAGGGACAGCGATGGGGGTTTACTCCAGTGCCCAATTTGTAGGTGCATTTATTGGTGGCGCTATGGGCGGTACGCTTTATGGCATCTTCGGTCTGGAAGGGATTTTTGTCGCCAGTGTCGTACTGGTCGTCATTTGGTTATTACTGGTTTTCCCTATGCAGGCACCGAAACACTACAGCAGTAAGATCATTCATCTGAGTGAGGCGACCATGAATAATTCCACTGACTTCATTCAACAATTGACAGCCATCTACGGTGTAAAAGAAGCTGTCATGGTGCCGGAAGAGCAAGTGGCTTACGTCAAATATTCGCCCGATGAAATTAATATGGAAGAACTGGAAGCCTTTGCTTCACGGCATTAA
- a CDS encoding single-stranded DNA-binding protein: protein MSVNKVILVGRLGAEPESRAFPNGGSICNLRIATSESWKDRQTGERQERTEWHRVVLRNKLGEIAQQYLHKGSQVYIEGRIQTRKWQNQQGQDQYTTEIVGNEMTMLDSRGAGGGANQGGGSNYSGGDTSFDQRPQQQSGGYNAPQPASSSAGPDYGGGGDDYYDDDIPF, encoded by the coding sequence ATGTCAGTAAATAAGGTCATTCTGGTCGGACGACTCGGCGCAGAGCCTGAAAGCCGCGCCTTTCCAAACGGTGGTTCAATTTGTAATTTACGAATTGCCACATCAGAAAGCTGGAAAGACAGACAAACCGGTGAACGTCAGGAACGCACCGAATGGCACCGAGTCGTCTTACGAAACAAACTGGGGGAGATTGCTCAGCAATATCTGCACAAAGGCTCACAGGTTTATATCGAAGGTCGGATTCAAACGCGTAAATGGCAAAATCAGCAGGGACAAGACCAATACACGACGGAAATCGTGGGTAATGAAATGACCATGCTGGACAGTCGTGGTGCCGGCGGTGGTGCCAACCAGGGCGGTGGCAGTAATTACAGTGGTGGTGATACCTCGTTTGACCAACGTCCACAACAACAATCTGGCGGTTACAATGCACCACAACCTGCCTCATCATCTGCAGGCCCTGATTATGGTGGGGGCGGCGATGATTATTACGATGATGATATTCCGTTCTAG
- a CDS encoding IclR family transcriptional regulator, with product MVDQSKHNHSQVISRAATILKALQHYPQGISITALAKRVELPRSTVHRLVSSLEQASLVIHTRQGIQLGAALLQMTHTAHTDFISVAKPHIDTLARRTRETVDVCVFRGQYSLSIDQIASDQELRVMSPVGTAFPVYTSAHGKAILATLSNEEVKTVIGDKWIQRTESSHVSYDTLFRDLDLIRKNGWAVDIEEHAEGVCAVGVSIQSSLAERYAIAVALPVIRFNKNMTEVTSALLQCQAEVEEVLKR from the coding sequence ATGGTCGATCAAAGCAAACACAATCATAGTCAGGTTATTTCGCGTGCCGCCACGATACTCAAAGCATTACAACACTATCCACAAGGAATCAGCATCACAGCATTAGCCAAACGCGTTGAGTTACCACGATCTACTGTTCATCGTTTGGTGTCATCTTTAGAACAAGCGTCTTTGGTAATTCACACTCGTCAGGGTATACAACTTGGTGCGGCCTTATTACAGATGACGCATACTGCGCACACTGACTTCATCAGCGTCGCCAAACCCCACATCGATACATTGGCCAGACGAACAAGAGAAACCGTAGATGTCTGCGTGTTTCGGGGGCAATACTCCTTATCCATCGATCAAATAGCCAGTGATCAGGAACTTCGCGTCATGTCCCCGGTGGGGACAGCCTTCCCTGTTTACACATCGGCTCATGGCAAAGCGATACTGGCAACGCTCAGTAATGAAGAAGTCAAAACCGTCATTGGTGACAAATGGATACAGCGCACAGAGTCCAGCCACGTATCCTATGACACGCTCTTTCGTGACCTGGATTTGATTCGTAAAAATGGCTGGGCAGTTGATATTGAAGAACATGCTGAAGGTGTTTGCGCTGTAGGTGTCAGCATTCAATCCTCGCTTGCAGAGCGTTATGCTATTGCAGTCGCATTACCCGTAATTCGTTTCAACAAAAACATGACAGAAGTGACTTCAGCATTGCTACAGTGTCAAGCTGAAGTTGAAGAAGTACTCAAGCGCTAA
- the uvrA gene encoding excinuclease ABC subunit UvrA, with product MKNISIRGARTHNLKNIDLDLPRDALIVITGLSGSGKSSLAFDTLYAEGQRRYVESLSAYARQFLSMMEKPDVDHIEGLSPAISIEQKSTSHNPRSTVGTITEIYDYLRLLFARAGEPRCPTHHQPLAAQTVSQMVDAVLEMPEGKRLMLIAPVIQDRKGEHRDVLEELRIKGFVRARVNGQVIELDDPPELELRKKHTIEAVVDRFKVRADIQQRLAESFETALAMADGVAKVVSMDDESDETLFSARFACPECGYSISELEPRMFSFNNPAGACPTCDGLGVKQFIDPVRVVTHPELSLAAGAIRGWDRRNAYYYQLMLSLAEHYKFDLETPFQELSDDVREVILYGSGKTQIAFNYMGDRGKTVSRKHPFEGVIPNMQRRYHETESNSVREDLAKFHSIRACPECHGARLTLASRNVFVNEITLPEVTAMPIGEVSTFFETLTLPGKRGEIAEKIVTEISARLSFLVNVGLDYLNLARSAETLSGGEAQRIRLASQIGAGLVGVMYILDEPSIGLHQRDNDRLLETLTRLRDLGNTVIVVEHDEDAIRMADFVLDIGPGAGVHGGQIVAQGTPEQIMKSEESLTGQYLSGRRKIDVPAKRQQPHAGRVIGLRGACGNNLKNVDIDVPIGLMTCVTGVSGSGKSTLINETLLKLTAKNLNGNSEEPAPHSEIIGLEQLDKVVAINQSPIGRTPRSNPATYTGLFTPIRELFAGTPEARSRGYGPGRFSFNVKGGRCEACQGDGLIKVEMHFLPDIYVPCDVCKGERYNRETLDIRYKGKTITEVLDMTIEEANVFFENIPVVAKKLQTLIDVGLTYIKLGQNATTLSGGEAQRVKLAKELSKRDTGKTLYVLDEPTTGLHFFDIEQLLKVLHSLRDRGNTIVVIEHNLDVIKTADWIIDMGPEGGARGGEVLAVGTPEEVAEHPSSYTGKYLKPLLNL from the coding sequence ATGAAAAATATAAGCATTCGTGGGGCTCGTACCCATAACCTTAAAAATATTGACCTGGACCTGCCTAGAGATGCTCTGATTGTTATCACTGGCTTGTCTGGTTCGGGAAAATCCTCGCTTGCCTTCGACACATTATACGCAGAAGGACAGCGTCGATATGTAGAATCCTTGTCAGCATACGCCAGACAGTTCTTATCGATGATGGAAAAGCCGGATGTGGATCATATTGAAGGCCTGTCTCCTGCGATATCAATCGAGCAAAAATCCACGTCGCATAACCCGCGCTCAACGGTCGGCACCATTACCGAGATTTATGACTATTTGAGATTGTTATTTGCTCGTGCCGGTGAACCGCGCTGTCCGACACATCATCAGCCATTGGCGGCGCAAACGGTCAGTCAAATGGTCGATGCGGTGCTGGAGATGCCCGAAGGTAAACGCTTGATGTTGATTGCGCCGGTGATTCAGGACCGCAAAGGCGAGCATCGTGATGTGCTGGAAGAGCTGCGTATTAAAGGCTTCGTTCGTGCGCGAGTAAATGGTCAGGTTATCGAGCTTGATGATCCGCCCGAATTAGAATTGCGCAAAAAACACACGATTGAAGCCGTAGTAGATCGTTTTAAAGTACGCGCGGATATTCAGCAACGTTTGGCAGAATCATTTGAAACCGCGCTGGCTATGGCTGATGGCGTTGCTAAAGTGGTATCAATGGATGATGAATCTGATGAGACTTTGTTCTCAGCACGCTTTGCTTGTCCAGAATGTGGTTATTCGATTTCCGAATTAGAGCCGCGCATGTTCTCGTTTAACAATCCTGCTGGTGCCTGTCCGACCTGTGATGGTTTGGGTGTGAAGCAGTTTATTGATCCTGTGCGTGTGGTGACTCATCCCGAATTAAGTCTGGCGGCAGGAGCGATTCGTGGCTGGGACCGTCGTAATGCTTATTACTACCAACTGATGTTATCGCTGGCGGAACATTATAAATTTGATCTGGAGACACCCTTTCAGGAATTGTCCGATGATGTGCGTGAAGTCATTCTGTATGGTAGCGGCAAAACACAGATCGCCTTCAACTACATGGGTGACCGCGGTAAGACAGTGAGCCGTAAACATCCGTTTGAGGGTGTCATTCCGAATATGCAGCGCCGTTATCATGAAACAGAATCAAACAGTGTTCGTGAAGATCTGGCTAAGTTCCATTCCATTCGGGCTTGTCCAGAGTGTCACGGGGCGAGATTGACGTTGGCTTCGCGTAATGTATTTGTCAATGAAATTACATTACCTGAAGTCACGGCGATGCCGATTGGCGAAGTGAGTACTTTCTTTGAAACACTCACCTTACCGGGTAAACGCGGTGAAATTGCAGAAAAAATTGTCACTGAAATTTCGGCGCGTCTCAGCTTTTTGGTCAATGTCGGCCTTGATTATCTGAATCTGGCACGTAGTGCGGAAACTTTATCTGGTGGTGAAGCTCAGCGAATTCGTTTAGCCAGTCAGATTGGTGCCGGTCTGGTGGGGGTCATGTATATTCTGGATGAACCTTCAATTGGTCTGCATCAGCGCGATAATGACCGTCTGCTGGAAACCTTAACCCGACTACGCGATCTGGGTAATACAGTCATCGTGGTAGAGCATGATGAAGACGCGATCCGCATGGCAGATTTTGTGCTGGATATTGGTCCGGGCGCCGGTGTGCACGGTGGACAAATTGTGGCACAAGGCACGCCTGAACAAATCATGAAAAGTGAAGAGTCACTGACGGGGCAATATCTGTCAGGACGCAGAAAGATTGATGTACCGGCGAAACGTCAACAACCTCATGCGGGTCGTGTGATTGGTTTAAGAGGTGCCTGCGGTAATAATCTGAAAAATGTGGATATTGATGTGCCGATTGGTCTGATGACCTGTGTTACCGGTGTGTCTGGCTCGGGTAAATCAACGCTGATCAATGAAACCTTATTAAAACTGACCGCCAAAAATTTAAACGGTAACTCTGAAGAACCCGCACCGCATTCTGAAATTATCGGTTTAGAGCAGCTCGATAAAGTGGTGGCAATTAACCAAAGTCCGATTGGTCGTACACCACGTTCAAACCCGGCCACTTATACCGGTTTATTTACCCCGATTCGTGAGTTATTCGCTGGCACACCAGAGGCACGTTCACGTGGTTATGGTCCTGGTCGCTTTAGTTTTAATGTCAAAGGTGGCCGTTGTGAAGCGTGTCAGGGCGATGGTCTGATTAAAGTGGAGATGCACTTCCTGCCTGATATTTATGTGCCATGTGATGTGTGTAAAGGTGAGCGCTATAACCGCGAAACATTGGATATTCGTTACAAAGGCAAAACGATTACCGAAGTGCTGGATATGACCATCGAAGAAGCCAACGTCTTTTTCGAAAATATTCCGGTCGTTGCCAAAAAGTTACAGACACTGATTGATGTTGGCCTGACATATATCAAACTGGGACAAAATGCGACGACCTTGTCCGGCGGTGAGGCGCAGCGTGTCAAATTAGCCAAAGAGTTATCCAAACGTGATACCGGTAAAACCCTGTACGTATTGGATGAACCAACCACCGGCTTACACTTTTTCGATATTGAACAGCTACTGAAAGTCCTGCATAGCCTGAGAGACCGCGGCAATACCATTGTGGTGATTGAGCATAATCTGGATGTCATCAAAACCGCAGACT
- a CDS encoding MFS transporter encodes MDKNSRQANRLTDITLLAVSSLTIMVGCILLPGLPLIATQLGISSDPGWLITMPSLGVILFGPAAGKLMQKVGAYNALCVGLALYGLIGMAGFLFKDSLFIHVDRLLLGAATAVVMASGTALIAHFYQGQERLQMIAKQGMSIEVGGVIFLAVAGLLTAQAWFWPFYLYAIAWLILVMVVLYVPAMTGLEKTQIDTAEVRVSREQRWVLALALISMLIFFITTITLPVQLHQSGVSEITAGFYLAFISFMAVIGAFFMPKIVERLQERSTLIAAYSLYGIAQILFAFTNSWFTLILAAIAMGMGFGLSIPLVNHITIELSDSSIRNTQLAYLSMAIFSGQFLSSVLAEMIDDHLTLYLCTTFLAFITAITLIAMRGLRFRA; translated from the coding sequence GTGGATAAAAACTCAAGACAAGCAAACCGGTTAACCGATATCACATTACTCGCAGTATCCTCGCTTACCATCATGGTGGGATGTATTCTGCTGCCAGGCTTACCGTTGATTGCTACTCAGCTCGGAATTTCTTCTGATCCTGGCTGGTTGATTACCATGCCATCGCTAGGGGTGATCCTGTTTGGCCCAGCTGCAGGAAAATTGATGCAAAAAGTCGGGGCTTACAACGCGCTTTGTGTCGGTTTGGCTCTCTATGGGCTAATCGGTATGGCAGGTTTTTTGTTCAAAGATTCCTTATTCATTCATGTTGACCGCCTATTACTCGGCGCTGCCACTGCGGTGGTTATGGCATCTGGTACGGCATTAATTGCCCACTTTTATCAAGGGCAAGAAAGGTTACAGATGATCGCAAAACAAGGTATGTCGATAGAGGTAGGTGGTGTCATCTTTCTTGCTGTAGCCGGACTGTTAACCGCACAGGCATGGTTCTGGCCATTTTATCTTTACGCTATTGCCTGGCTCATCTTAGTCATGGTGGTGTTATATGTGCCAGCGATGACAGGTCTTGAGAAAACACAAATAGATACTGCCGAAGTAAGAGTGAGCCGAGAGCAACGTTGGGTGTTAGCACTGGCTTTGATATCCATGCTGATCTTTTTCATCACCACCATTACCCTGCCTGTACAACTGCATCAATCGGGTGTCAGTGAGATTACAGCAGGATTTTATCTGGCATTTATTTCATTTATGGCCGTGATAGGCGCTTTTTTTATGCCAAAAATAGTTGAACGTTTGCAGGAAAGGTCGACGCTGATTGCTGCTTATAGTCTCTACGGTATTGCCCAGATATTGTTTGCCTTCACCAATTCTTGGTTCACTCTTATTCTAGCGGCGATTGCTATGGGGATGGGATTTGGATTATCAATACCGTTGGTAAATCACATCACTATTGAATTGAGTGATTCCAGCATTAGGAATACACAATTAGCCTATTTATCCATGGCGATATTTTCAGGTCAGTTTCTGTCATCAGTGTTGGCAGAAATGATTGACGACCACTTGACGTTGTATCTTTGTACAACTTTTCTGGCATTTATCACCGCCATCACATTAATAGCAATGAGAGGGCTGCGATTTCGAGCCTGA